The following proteins come from a genomic window of Candidatus Palauibacter soopunensis:
- a CDS encoding carboxypeptidase regulatory-like domain-containing protein — MRPCRVPVSRRGSTFLLAVLTLCCAATADAAAQAQATTGVIRGVVRDPVGAPVAGAAVVIEHRATGFTTTVVTGSNGAFVRTLLPLGVYDVTARALGQFGDERTEGLVLRVGEVVDLVLEFRPVAVSEITVTADRTPLVDTEDPSGSHRLAEEVVDNLPNNGRNFLDYTLLTPGVSVSQGPDGEVLNIGGQRGIFNNVSVDGADFNNPFFGEQRGGQRPAFTFNQDAIEELVVVNQGASAEFGRSAGGFVNVITKSGTNEFAGSAHYFGQWDAISTAYPSERGGGKPEFGRGQFGFTFGGPVARDKAFFFVAYDQQEASETKQFTRNVVNRSELAKLENFLQAQWPGLFDDEFGPIHRTDDNRALVAKLDFNLSDRHQASFKYNYTWSQQVNGTFDVDSWGLSANGLEEDFSHAVNASLRSQLSNTVSNEFRLQYAREDRPRGYAGPLIPGAAAPPQPAFAALGGRPFPDIAMDFSDGFRIGLPFFLPIDPGYDTRIQLVDNLSFLAGDHLFKVGAEYNRTGVGQQFIGFANGLYKFSSVDGFMNFVTQGNRYVTCSDGSDSAEGVCPPGTAITGPVLLYLQALTLGNTPADQLGLQDFSMHELGLFIQDTWRPRDNLTLNLGVRWEGSWHPGMFIEPGDTFYGPWIETPGFPSDGTIPDDLDNFQPRFGLAWDPRNDGRTLVRVNAGSYFSRIPMLVFAQHRTTNGAFQGTQFAASDATFLPPPPRIGEFLTPPPPGTPPFQPGVNIADRNLELPRTWSFNVAIEQALSESAAATLSLQHARTDNLFRFVDRNAAELGAPFAEGANALGTVTVTESSARSRYNAVTLGLHGDGALGGKLSFEANYTLGFDRSDDDNERDPFNFFYATATDLEPEYNWSIRDRRHQLTGFVLFDLGRGVVLNHVFRYLSASPMSESCGPTAANPLAAPAGQRAGAPADRVCADGSVLRRNTLRRENDFFTWDLRLSKAFDIGGGRTVEPILEVFNLTGADNFLDTAQTGFLFNFDGTIRSGLGDTRRAQLGVRVRF; from the coding sequence ATGCGGCCATGCCGGGTTCCGGTCTCCCGACGCGGGTCCACTTTTCTGCTCGCCGTGCTCACGCTGTGCTGCGCCGCCACGGCGGATGCGGCCGCGCAGGCCCAGGCGACAACCGGCGTCATCCGCGGGGTCGTCCGCGATCCCGTGGGAGCGCCCGTGGCCGGCGCCGCCGTGGTCATCGAGCATCGCGCGACCGGCTTCACGACGACCGTCGTGACGGGCTCGAACGGGGCGTTCGTGCGAACGCTCCTTCCGCTGGGGGTCTATGACGTCACCGCCCGGGCTCTGGGCCAGTTCGGCGACGAGCGCACCGAGGGGCTCGTGCTCCGCGTGGGAGAGGTCGTCGACCTCGTACTCGAATTCCGTCCCGTCGCGGTGTCCGAAATCACCGTGACCGCGGATCGGACACCGCTCGTCGATACCGAGGACCCGTCGGGTTCCCACCGGCTCGCCGAGGAGGTCGTGGACAACCTGCCCAACAACGGCCGAAACTTCCTCGACTACACGCTCCTCACTCCGGGTGTTTCGGTGTCGCAGGGTCCGGACGGCGAAGTCCTCAACATCGGCGGACAGCGGGGGATCTTCAACAACGTTTCCGTGGACGGAGCCGACTTCAACAACCCCTTCTTCGGGGAGCAGCGGGGCGGCCAGCGCCCGGCTTTCACGTTCAACCAGGACGCGATCGAGGAACTCGTCGTGGTGAACCAGGGGGCGTCGGCCGAGTTCGGGCGCTCCGCGGGCGGCTTCGTGAACGTCATCACGAAGTCGGGCACGAACGAATTCGCGGGCTCCGCGCACTATTTCGGCCAGTGGGATGCGATCTCCACCGCGTACCCGAGCGAGCGCGGGGGCGGGAAGCCCGAGTTCGGACGCGGCCAGTTCGGCTTCACCTTCGGCGGCCCGGTCGCGCGCGACAAGGCGTTTTTCTTCGTCGCCTACGACCAGCAGGAAGCGAGCGAGACGAAGCAGTTCACGCGCAACGTCGTGAACCGATCCGAACTCGCGAAGCTGGAGAACTTCCTTCAGGCGCAGTGGCCCGGCCTGTTCGACGACGAGTTCGGCCCGATCCATCGCACCGACGACAACCGGGCGCTCGTGGCGAAGCTCGATTTCAACCTCAGCGACCGCCACCAGGCGTCCTTCAAGTACAACTACACCTGGTCCCAGCAGGTGAACGGAACGTTCGACGTGGATTCCTGGGGCCTCAGCGCCAACGGTCTGGAGGAGGACTTCTCCCACGCGGTCAACGCGAGCCTGCGGTCGCAGCTCTCCAACACCGTCTCGAACGAGTTCCGCCTTCAGTACGCGCGCGAGGACCGGCCACGCGGATACGCTGGCCCGCTCATTCCGGGCGCCGCCGCGCCCCCGCAGCCCGCGTTCGCCGCGCTCGGCGGCCGCCCGTTCCCGGATATCGCGATGGATTTTTCGGACGGGTTCCGGATCGGTCTGCCTTTCTTCCTCCCCATCGACCCGGGCTACGACACCCGCATCCAGCTCGTCGACAACCTCTCCTTCCTCGCGGGGGACCATCTGTTCAAGGTGGGCGCGGAGTACAACCGGACGGGGGTCGGCCAGCAGTTCATCGGCTTCGCGAACGGCCTCTACAAGTTCTCCTCCGTCGACGGATTCATGAACTTCGTCACGCAGGGGAACCGATACGTCACCTGCTCCGACGGTTCCGACAGCGCGGAAGGCGTCTGTCCGCCGGGGACCGCGATCACCGGCCCCGTCCTCCTCTACCTGCAGGCGCTCACGCTGGGGAATACGCCCGCGGACCAGTTGGGACTGCAGGACTTCTCGATGCACGAACTCGGGCTCTTCATCCAGGACACCTGGCGGCCGCGCGACAACCTGACGCTGAACCTCGGGGTGCGCTGGGAAGGGTCGTGGCACCCTGGAATGTTCATCGAGCCCGGGGACACCTTCTACGGACCGTGGATCGAGACCCCGGGTTTCCCGTCGGACGGGACGATTCCGGACGACCTCGACAACTTCCAGCCGCGTTTCGGGCTCGCCTGGGATCCGCGGAATGATGGGCGCACGCTCGTCCGCGTGAATGCGGGATCGTACTTCTCGCGCATCCCGATGCTGGTGTTCGCGCAGCACCGCACGACGAACGGCGCCTTCCAGGGAACGCAGTTCGCGGCCAGCGACGCGACCTTCCTCCCGCCGCCGCCGCGGATCGGAGAATTCCTGACGCCGCCCCCGCCGGGGACGCCACCCTTCCAGCCCGGCGTGAACATCGCGGACCGCAACCTGGAACTGCCGCGCACCTGGTCCTTCAACGTCGCCATCGAGCAGGCGCTGAGCGAGAGCGCGGCGGCGACGCTTTCGCTGCAGCACGCCCGCACGGACAACCTGTTCCGCTTCGTGGACCGAAACGCGGCGGAACTCGGCGCGCCCTTCGCGGAGGGAGCCAACGCGCTGGGGACGGTCACCGTGACCGAGAGCAGCGCGCGCTCCCGCTACAACGCCGTCACTCTCGGCCTGCACGGGGACGGTGCGCTCGGCGGAAAGCTGAGTTTCGAGGCGAACTACACGCTGGGTTTCGACCGGTCGGACGACGATAACGAACGGGATCCGTTCAACTTCTTCTATGCGACCGCAACCGACCTCGAGCCCGAGTACAACTGGTCGATCCGGGACCGACGGCACCAGCTGACCGGCTTCGTGCTCTTCGATCTCGGGCGCGGCGTCGTCCTCAACCACGTCTTCCGATACCTCTCCGCGTCGCCGATGTCGGAGAGTTGCGGCCCGACCGCGGCGAACCCTCTCGCCGCTCCCGCGGGCCAGCGCGCGGGCGCCCCGGCGGACCGCGTTTGCGCCGATGGCTCCGTCCTCAGGCGAAACACGCTCAGGCGGGAGAACGACTTCTTCACCTGGGATCTGCGACTTTCGAAGGCGTTCGATATCGGAGGCGGGCGCACAGTCGAACCGATTCTGGAGGTCTTCAACCTCACGGGCGCCGACAACTTCCTCGACACCGCCCAGACCGGATTCCTGTTCAACTTCGACGGCACCATTCGGAGCGGCCTCGGAGACACGCGCCGGGCTCAACTCGGAGTACGCGTCCGCTTCTAG